A window of Terriglobales bacterium contains these coding sequences:
- a CDS encoding ABC transporter ATP-binding protein → MATIVQIDRDLTAPDAVHKPVIRVEDVHKYYDLGETKVHALRGVSLDIGRGEFVAVMGSSGSGKSTFMNLLGCLDKPTSGRYALEGTDVALLDKQALAEIRNRKLGFVFQGFNLLARTTALENVELPTLYARLDRAERTRRAIDALTIVGLGDRVEHFPSQLSGGQQQRVAIARALVNRPAILLADEPTGNLDSRTSVEIMQIFQDLNQQGLTIVLVTHEPDIARYAKRMVVFRDGRIRRDEPVEQRFRALDVLKSMPVVED, encoded by the coding sequence ATGGCAACCATCGTTCAGATCGATCGTGACCTAACGGCGCCCGACGCCGTCCACAAGCCGGTGATCCGGGTCGAAGACGTGCACAAGTACTACGACCTGGGCGAGACCAAGGTGCATGCTCTGCGGGGCGTGAGCCTCGACATCGGACGTGGCGAATTCGTCGCCGTCATGGGTTCGAGCGGCAGCGGCAAGTCCACCTTCATGAACCTGCTCGGCTGCCTCGACAAGCCGACCTCGGGGCGCTATGCCCTGGAGGGAACCGATGTTGCGTTGCTCGACAAGCAGGCATTGGCGGAGATCCGCAATCGCAAGCTGGGATTCGTTTTCCAGGGCTTCAACCTGCTGGCGCGCACCACGGCGCTGGAGAATGTGGAACTGCCCACGCTGTATGCGCGGCTCGACCGGGCGGAGCGGACCCGTCGCGCCATCGACGCCCTGACCATCGTAGGTTTGGGCGACCGGGTGGAGCATTTCCCGTCACAGCTTTCCGGCGGACAGCAACAGCGGGTCGCGATCGCGCGCGCGCTGGTGAACCGACCCGCCATCCTGCTGGCGGACGAGCCCACCGGCAACCTCGACAGCCGCACTTCGGTCGAGATCATGCAGATCTTCCAGGACCTGAACCAGCAGGGTCTGACCATCGTGCTGGTCACCCATGAACCCGATATCGCCCGCTATGCCAAGCGCATGGTGGTATTCCGCGACGGCCGTATCCGCCGCGATGAACCTGTGGAGCAGCGCTTCCGCGCCCTGGACGTGCTGAAGAGCATGCCGGTGGTGGAGGACTGA
- a CDS encoding ABC transporter permease — protein MDFTSILKIAVRALTRNKLRSALTMLGIIIGVGAVIATVGVGQGASQKVQDQIASMGTNLLYISAGSVNRGGLHIGIGATKTLTEEDMKAIQEQIPAVAQAAPGSTTSQQIVSDNQNWNTRVTGTEPQYFEIRDWPIASGSSFTQDDVTRASDVVVLGETVRQNLFGASDPVGQTIRIGNLPFKIVGVLAPKGSSGMGQDQDDSVYIPITTLQKKLSGQNWLQYIMVSAVSQPASYAAQGQVTALLRDRHHIRAGQDDDFSVRNLADVAQLADQSSKVMTLLLASIAGVSLIVGGIGIMNIMLVSVTERTREIGIRMAIGATEADVQRQFLTESVVLSIAGGTIGILFGIAASLVVTKVLGWPVLLSLAAVVAAVVFSMATGVFFGLYPARKAARLDPIEALRFE, from the coding sequence ATGGATTTCACTTCCATCCTGAAGATCGCGGTCCGCGCTCTGACCCGCAATAAGCTGCGCTCGGCGCTGACCATGCTGGGCATCATCATCGGAGTGGGCGCGGTCATCGCCACCGTGGGCGTCGGCCAGGGGGCCAGCCAGAAGGTGCAGGACCAGATCGCCTCCATGGGCACCAACCTTCTCTACATCAGCGCCGGCAGCGTGAACCGCGGCGGGCTGCACATCGGCATCGGCGCCACCAAGACGCTGACCGAAGAGGACATGAAGGCCATCCAGGAGCAGATCCCGGCGGTCGCCCAGGCTGCGCCGGGCAGCACCACCAGCCAGCAGATCGTTTCCGATAATCAGAACTGGAACACGCGTGTCACCGGGACCGAGCCGCAGTATTTCGAGATTCGCGATTGGCCCATCGCCAGCGGCTCCTCGTTCACCCAGGACGACGTCACCCGCGCCTCCGACGTGGTGGTGCTGGGCGAGACTGTGCGCCAGAACCTGTTCGGAGCTTCGGATCCGGTGGGCCAGACCATTCGCATCGGCAACCTGCCCTTCAAGATCGTGGGTGTTCTGGCTCCCAAGGGTTCGTCCGGCATGGGTCAGGACCAGGACGATTCGGTGTACATCCCGATCACCACCTTGCAGAAGAAGCTGAGCGGGCAGAACTGGCTGCAGTACATCATGGTGTCGGCGGTGTCGCAGCCGGCGAGCTACGCGGCGCAAGGACAGGTCACGGCGCTGCTGCGCGACCGGCACCACATCCGCGCCGGACAGGACGACGATTTCTCGGTGCGCAACCTGGCCGATGTGGCCCAACTCGCCGACCAGTCGTCGAAGGTCATGACCTTGCTGCTGGCTTCCATCGCCGGCGTCTCGCTGATCGTCGGCGGTATCGGCATCATGAACATCATGCTGGTTTCGGTGACCGAGCGCACGCGCGAGATCGGCATCCGCATGGCCATCGGCGCCACCGAGGCCGACGTGCAGCGCCAGTTCCTGACCGAGTCGGTGGTGCTCAGCATCGCCGGTGGGACCATTGGGATCCTGTTCGGCATTGCGGCCTCGCTGGTGGTCACCAAGGTGCTGGGATGGCCGGTGCTGCTGTCACTGGCAGCGGTGGTCGCGGCGGTCGTGTTCTCCATGGCGACCGGCGTGTTCTTCGGTCTCTACCCGGCGCGCAAAGCCGCGCGTCTTGATCCCATCGAAGCGCTCCGGTTCGAATGA